The following proteins are encoded in a genomic region of Gouania willdenowi chromosome 6, fGouWil2.1, whole genome shotgun sequence:
- the hspa14 gene encoding heat shock 70 kDa protein 14 — protein sequence MAAIGVHFGYTSACVAVLKDGCADVVANDAGDRVTPAVVAYRDTEQIVGIAAKQGRVRNATNTVVKVKQVLGRSFTDPHTQSHKLQSKCPVVCREDQPFYQITSGEQTQFVSPKNVTKLILEKMKETAQSALGTDVCDAVITVPFEFEEAQKQALREAAEAAGFTVLRMIHEPAAALMAYSMEQEKICGNSHVLVYKLGGASLSVSVLQVNGGMFRVLSSNTDHSVGGESFTEALAHFLSSEFKRSFRQDVTSNPRAMLKLMTGAEMTKHSLSSVGSANCFVDSLHDGIDFECNVSRARFELLCSALFNRSIQPIRRVLEECSLSARSIDKVCVCVCYIVCISGGVCVLYCVYIRWCVCVILCVYRGGNAPTVRLRLTPLKEKKKKKKKKQTK from the exons aTGGCAGCTATAGGAGTTCACTTTGGTTACACATCAGCCTGTGTAGCTGTGCTTAAG gatggCTGTGCTGATGTTGTTGCTAATGATGCAGGAGACAGAGTAACTCCTGCTGTCGTTGCTTATAGAGACACTGAACAG atTGTGGGTATTGCAGCAAAGCAGGGCAGAGTGCGTAACGCTACCAACACTGTGGTTAAAGTGAAGCAGGTGCTGGGAAGAAG cTTCACTGACCCTCACACACAAAGTCACAAACTTCAGAGCAAATGTCCG gttgtGTGCAGGGAGGATCAACCGTTCTATCAGATCACATcaggagaacaaacacagtttGTGTCTCCAAAGAACGTCACTAAACTCATCCTAGAGAAAATGAAag aaACAGCTCAGTCTGCTCTGGGTACAGATGTGTGTGATGCTGTTATCACGGTTCCTTTTGAGTTTGAGGAGGCTCAGAAACAAGCTCTGAG ggAGGCTGCTGAGGCTGCAGGCTTCACCGTCCTGAGGATGATCCATGAACCTGCTGCTGCTCTAATGGCATACAGCATGGAACAGGAGAAGATCTGTGGGaacag ccatGTGCTGGTGTACAAACTGGGCGGGGCCTCTCTGAGTGTGAGCGTGCTCCAGGTGAATGGAGGAATGTTCCGTGTGCTGAGTTCAAACACTGACCACAGCGTGGGAGGGGAGAGCTTCACTGAGGCTCTGGCTCACTTCCTGTCCTCAGAGTTCAAACG gtCGTTCAGACAGGATGTGACCTCTAACCCTCGTGCGATGCTAAAGCTGATGACTGGAGCAGAGATGACTAAGCATTCTCTGTCATCAGTAGGCTCTGCTAACTGCTTTGTTGACTCTCTGCACGACGGCATCGACTTTGAGTGTAACGTGTCTAG ggctCGCTTTGAGCTGCTGTGCTCAGCGCTGTTCAACAGGAGCATTCAGCCAATCAGACGAGTCCTGGAGGAGTGCAGCCTATCAGCACGCAGCATcgacaaggtgtgtgtgtgtgtgtgttatattgtgtgtatatcaggtggtgtgtgtgtgttatattgtgtgtatatcaggtggtgtgtgtgtgttatattgtgtgtatatc
- the prl2 gene encoding prolactin 2 isoform X1, whose product MLCSVCTAPVCTNAQVGCHAVSLNNLFDRIIQHSAKMHRVSNDLHQQFELHVLPSRNQVGRGGHICHTSTIMTPNGKENAQRMAREGLTQVILQLLMAWTDPLMNLHHSSTNVSVDMSSMVGELRRGVQRLAEKMHTLGLLTDPDSSVVSPEALMTSHPVPWRLMNLYDILYCFRRDSNKVHNYLRILKCRIVPEHGC is encoded by the exons atgttgtgtagtgtgtgtacaGCTCCAGTGTGTACCAACGCACAGGTCGGATGTCACGCTGTGTCTCTGAACAACTTGTTTGACAGAATCATCCAACACTCAGCCAAGATGCACCGCGTCTCCAACGACCTGCACCAGCAGTTT GAGCTCCATGTGCTGCCCAGTAGGAACCAGGTGGGGAGGGGGGGTCATATCTGTCACACCTCCACCATCATGACCCCCAACGGGAAGGAGAACGCTCAGAGGATGGCA AGGGAGGGGCTTACTCAGGTCATCCTCCAGCTGCTGATGGCGTGGACTGACCCTCTGATGAACCTCCATCACAGCAGCACCAATGTGTCGGTGGATATGAGCTCCATGGTGGGAGAGCTGAGGAGAGGCGTGCAGCGATTGGCTGAGAag ATGCACACCCTGGGACTACTCACAGACCCTGACAGCAGTGTGGTCTCTCCTGAagctctgatgacatcacatcctgtcCCGTGGCGTCTCATGAACCTCTACGACATCCTCTACTGTTTTCGCAGAGACTCCAACAAGGTCCACAACTACCTGAGGATCCTCAAGTGTCGTATTGTCCCTGAGCACGGCTGTTAG
- the prl2 gene encoding prolactin 2 isoform X2 yields MTPNGKENAQRMAREGLTQVILQLLMAWTDPLMNLHHSSTNVSVDMSSMVGELRRGVQRLAEKMHTLGLLTDPDSSVVSPEALMTSHPVPWRLMNLYDILYCFRRDSNKVHNYLRILKCRIVPEHGC; encoded by the exons ATGACCCCCAACGGGAAGGAGAACGCTCAGAGGATGGCA AGGGAGGGGCTTACTCAGGTCATCCTCCAGCTGCTGATGGCGTGGACTGACCCTCTGATGAACCTCCATCACAGCAGCACCAATGTGTCGGTGGATATGAGCTCCATGGTGGGAGAGCTGAGGAGAGGCGTGCAGCGATTGGCTGAGAag ATGCACACCCTGGGACTACTCACAGACCCTGACAGCAGTGTGGTCTCTCCTGAagctctgatgacatcacatcctgtcCCGTGGCGTCTCATGAACCTCTACGACATCCTCTACTGTTTTCGCAGAGACTCCAACAAGGTCCACAACTACCTGAGGATCCTCAAGTGTCGTATTGTCCCTGAGCACGGCTGTTAG